Genomic window (Blattabacterium cuenoti):
TATTTATATATAAAAAGTGAATCAATTCTTCTCCTTGTGGTTCTTTCATAAATTCTAGTAAAAAACGAATAGACCAAAGTAAAATAAAAAAGATACCGGATAAAAATCCATTACAATTTTTTTTTCCGATTCTATAAAAATAGCAAAGTAATAAAAAAGTGAATAGATAACCGATAGATTCATAGATTTGTGTAGGATGTCTGGGAATTATTTCTCCATATTCTGTATCCATTTGAATAAATTTTACTGCCCATGGCAATTTTTCATTACATGGTTTTCCTATAATTTCAGAATTATAAAAATTTCCTATTCTGATGAAAACAGCAGATATAGATACGGGAATACATAATCTATCACATAACCAAATAAAAGATTTTTTCTTTAGGATTTTTTTACTATAAAATAGATTGGATAAAATAATTCCTATAGTTGCACCATGACTAGATAAACCTCTATAACCAACAAATTCATAACCTTTTATAAATCCTAATAAAAAATTATGTTTATTTTCTTTTATAGGAAGGAAGGCTTCAATCCAATGATCTGAAAAATATGAAAAATCATAAAATAAAACCTCACCAAATCTCGCTCCTATAATAGTTCCAAAAAAAGTACATATAAATAAAGGGTCCAAATATTTTTTATGTATATTATCATTTTGATAAATATATTTCATAATATACCATCCTA
Coding sequences:
- the lgt gene encoding prolipoprotein diacylglyceryl transferase; amino-acid sequence: MKTLEYINWDPIHKFNLWKGFFIHIYSLMFVISFSLGWYIMKYIYQNDNIHKKYLDPLFICTFFGTIIGARFGEVLFYDFSYFSDHWIEAFLPIKENKHNFLLGFIKGYEFVGYRGLSSHGATIGIILSNLFYSKKILKKKSFIWLCDRLCIPVSISAVFIRIGNFYNSEIIGKPCNEKLPWAVKFIQMDTEYGEIIPRHPTQIYESIGYLFTFLLLCYFYRIGKKNCNGFLSGIFFILLWSIRFLLEFMKEPQGEELIHFLYINTGQWLSIPFIMFGFFLLNWSKIKKCFFSL